The Prodigiosinella aquatilis region GCAATGGACTATAAATATCCAATAATCCGCGAATAACGCGATAGCCTTGCAACTCAAGTTGCTCGACTTCATGATTATTAAAAACGAACTTTCTAGCGACATCTTTAAACATCTTTAATAAACGGGCATTCGGACCCTCATCTTCCAGCAGTGCGTGATTAAATTTTCCAATAAAAATATCGGAAATATTATCAATAAAACGCATCGCGGCGTGCGGCACCATCTTTCCAACGGTATAAACACGCAGATACATGAAGAACTGATCGTTAATTCGCAGTTTTCTCTCTTTATAAGCTCGTTCTACCGTAACGCTAAACAAATCTCCGGGCCGACTTTCCCCCCAGCTGTCACGCAAATAGGTATAAAGCTGCTCAACAGTGAGAATGTTTTTCTCTATAGCATCTTCCAGATCCGCCACACAGTAAGAGATATCATCGGCGGCTTCCATAATATAAGTCATAGGGAATCGGTGATACTCGCCCAGAGAGAGTTCCCGGCGCATCTCAACGATAAAAGGCTCTTCTGCCAGATAATAGCCCGGTTTTTTCATGAGATAGTCGTATTCTGTCGGGATCTCACCCAGCCAGTATGCCGGGCGGGTATATTTTAAGATGCCACCTACCTGCCCATAAGTCAGATTCAACCTCAACAAGGTATGTACCAACCGTATAGCCTGGGCATTCCCCTCAAAATTACTCAAATCCTGGCGAATATGGCTACGCAACTGATCATAATCATCATGCTGAAGCAACAGGCCATGAACGCTACATTGATCGTCACGAGGATTGTCGGCGCTTAAATAGGCGACATCCAGTCGTTTGCCAAACCACGCATTGATTGCCGCTTCACCAAAATGCCCAAACGGAGGATTACCGATGTCATGCATCAGGCAGGCCATTTCCACGATGCTTTCAAATGGCGTTTGCAACGCAGCCAATCCTGTTGATTCCAACAGATTCCCCCGCCGCATTCTCTCCACAATCTCTTTGGCGATGTAACGCCCGACCTGCTGAACTTCCATTGAATGCGTCAAACGGGAACGAACCGCCGCATTACGTTCCAACGGAAAGACTTGTGTTTTCTGCTGTAAACGCCGGATAGCAGCAGAGTTGATAATCCGTCCACGATCACTTTCAAACTGACGAATAATGGCATAGTCATCCTCAGCCGCAACTGGTTTACTAAAAGGCCGCTGAAAATTGATCTTTTGCGAGAAATCGATATCAGACATGCTGTTCTCCATGTAAAACCCCTGTCAGGGTGATAACACGTCAGACCGGACGATACAACCGCATCACGTGCGCTCTATTCACCTCAGCCATGATAAACTAAGCACTATGACACTCCTGTTATTTCTACCAAATCTGTGGGGAATCCTATGAAAGTGGGCATTATTGGCGCAATGGAACAAGAAGTTACCCTGTTAAGGGACCAAATCCAGAATCGTCAGACTTTCCAACGCGCGGGCTGTGAAATTTATAGCGGTCAATTACACGGTACTGAGGTTGCCTTACTGAAATCGGGCATCGGTAAAGTCTCAGCCGCATTAGGCACCACTCTGTTGCTGGAACACTGCCAGCCTGATGTTGTAATTAACACCGGTTCTGCCGGTGGGCTGGCTGCCGCGCTCAACGTAGGCGACATTGTAATCTCTGACGAGGTGCGCTATCACGATGCCGATGTGACAGCTTTCGGTTATGAAGCTGGCCAGATGGCAGGCTGTCCGGCGGCGTTTGTGGCCGATACATCGCTTATCGCAGTGGCACAGGACGCGATTGCCACACTGCGGCTGAATGCCGTACGGGGTCTGGTGGTTAGCGGCGATGCTTTCATTAATGGTGCCGAACCGCTGGCGCGCATCCGTCATCTCTTTCCACAGGCCATTGCCGTTGAAATGGAAGCAACCGCCATCGGTCATGTTTGTCACCAGTTTGACGTACCTTTTGTCGTCGTCCGAGCCATTTCAGACGTAGCAGATCAGGAATCTCATCTCAGCTTCGATGAATTCCTGTCCATAGCCGCCAAACAGTCTACTCGCATGGTGGAAACCATGTTACAGATGCTGGCACAACGCCAGTAACCCCAAGCCGACTATGCCCTGAACCAAGCCACGGCGGACTCAGGACATAGCGGCTGCCAGCCAGTAACGGAAATGCAATAGTGCGACTTACTCGTTTGAATTTTCCCTTCCTGAAAACCACGATGCTATTGATCAGTGTCTTCTGGTTCTCTCTGGCGCAGGCTGCTGCCTTGCGAGTGATTACGCTGGCTCCGCATGCCACGGAAATGGCCTACGCTGCCGGGATGGGGGAACAATTGGTGGGCGTCAGCGCTTGGTCAGATTACCCACCAGAAGCAAGAAAGCACGAGCAGGTTGCCAGTTGGCAGGGGATCAACATCGAACGTATCCTGTCCCTGAAACCTGATGTGATACTGGCATGGCGTGAAGGAAATCCACAACGGCCATTAGACCAATTGGCTTCCTTTGGCATCAGGATTATTTACCTCGACCCCACTACGCTGGAAGATATTCCCCGTCAGTTGGAGCAACTTGCATCGTACAGCCAACATCCTGACATCGCACGGCAATCGGCACGAGCTTTCCGCCAGCAACTAGCGGATATACAGCGGCGCTATGCGCATCGCACACCTATTCGGGTATTCCTGCAGTTTGGCCGTCAACCACTGTTTACTGCATCGAAGAAAACGCTACAGAGCCAGGTTATCTCATTATGTGGAGCACACAACGTATTTGCCGATAGCGCTATTCCCTGGCCGCAGGTGAGCCGAGAACAGGTGATAATGCGTCAACC contains the following coding sequences:
- the btuF gene encoding vitamin B12 ABC transporter substrate-binding protein BtuF — translated: MLLISVFWFSLAQAAALRVITLAPHATEMAYAAGMGEQLVGVSAWSDYPPEARKHEQVASWQGINIERILSLKPDVILAWREGNPQRPLDQLASFGIRIIYLDPTTLEDIPRQLEQLASYSQHPDIARQSARAFRQQLADIQRRYAHRTPIRVFLQFGRQPLFTASKKTLQSQVISLCGAHNVFADSAIPWPQVSREQVIMRQPQAIVISAPPSAVASTVAFWRPQLTIPVIAVNEDWFNRSGPRLLLAARQLCEQLSGLTSPSARQ
- the mtnN gene encoding 5'-methylthioadenosine/S-adenosylhomocysteine nucleosidase produces the protein MKVGIIGAMEQEVTLLRDQIQNRQTFQRAGCEIYSGQLHGTEVALLKSGIGKVSAALGTTLLLEHCQPDVVINTGSAGGLAAALNVGDIVISDEVRYHDADVTAFGYEAGQMAGCPAAFVADTSLIAVAQDAIATLRLNAVRGLVVSGDAFINGAEPLARIRHLFPQAIAVEMEATAIGHVCHQFDVPFVVVRAISDVADQESHLSFDEFLSIAAKQSTRMVETMLQMLAQRQ
- the dgt gene encoding dGTPase, producing the protein MSDIDFSQKINFQRPFSKPVAAEDDYAIIRQFESDRGRIINSAAIRRLQQKTQVFPLERNAAVRSRLTHSMEVQQVGRYIAKEIVERMRRGNLLESTGLAALQTPFESIVEMACLMHDIGNPPFGHFGEAAINAWFGKRLDVAYLSADNPRDDQCSVHGLLLQHDDYDQLRSHIRQDLSNFEGNAQAIRLVHTLLRLNLTYGQVGGILKYTRPAYWLGEIPTEYDYLMKKPGYYLAEEPFIVEMRRELSLGEYHRFPMTYIMEAADDISYCVADLEDAIEKNILTVEQLYTYLRDSWGESRPGDLFSVTVERAYKERKLRINDQFFMYLRVYTVGKMVPHAAMRFIDNISDIFIGKFNHALLEDEGPNARLLKMFKDVARKFVFNNHEVEQLELQGYRVIRGLLDIYSPLLDLSYRDFCQLAKENRHSCFPIETRLYHKLSRKHCLAYLDALKGLQRLPTKEREMREYYYRARLIQDYISGMTDLYAYDEYRRLMAAD